The Eubacterium ventriosum genome includes the window TTTGATAACATATATATTACCTACTTTTAGTCTATTTTTAATCCAATGTTACATGAATCTTTTGTAACTGATTCTGTTCTTTTATTATATTCTGTAAGTCCTGAATATCCGTAGCCTTTGAAGCTCTATAGTCAAGACTTGATTTTTTTATCTTAATAACTGCATCATTTATGGCTCTTTCCTGCTCTGCAAGACTTAAATTAGCCCTTATTGGAGAAACAAAAAGTTCAGCCACTTTCTTGTGTTCCTCCTCATCGGAATAACTGTCCATAATCTGTGCAGGATTTCCTTTTCCTGATTCCATTTGTTCCCAAAATCTTACTGCTACATCGTGATAAAACGGATCAATAAAATCCTCCGGTGAAATAACCTGAGCAACTTTCTTAAACCAGTTGTCTCTGTCTATAAGATATGCCAACAATATTCGCTGTGTCTTTATTGCCGCATCTTCTTTAGTACTCTTCTTATTTTCAACCTGCTGTCTTTCCTGAACTGTTTCTTCCTTGCCTACATAATTCAGGGCTTTCTTTTTTACAAGCCTTGAAAGACCGTCTTTTGAAATGTTAAAAGTCTGACAAACTGAATCTATATAATTCTCTCTTTCCAGTTCATCTTTAAAAACAAGCAACATTTCTGCAACTTTGTTCTGAAAAGCTGTTTTCTCCTGAGGATCATTCAAATCATAATTCTTTCGCTCATTGTCAACCTGGAAAATAAAGAAGTTCGTTGCTGTCTTTATTCTTTCCTCGTAAGCTTCTCTTCCCATATTCTTAATAAATTCATCAGGATCTTTGTAAGGTTTCATGTTAAGAACCTTAATTGCAAGACCGGATTCCCTAAGATATGGAATGGCACGTAATGCAGCTTTAATTCCTGCTTCATCACTGTCAAAAGTTAATACTGCTTCCTTTGCGTATCTTTTTATAAGTGATGCGTGACGTGAAGTAAAAGCTGTTCCAAGGGCAGCTACCGCATTATTAAAGCCTGCCTGATGAAGACTTATAACATCCATATAGCCCTCACATATAAGCATATAATCCTTCCTTGCACTTCTTGCCACGTTTAGTCCGTAAAGATTTCTGCTTTTATCAAAAACCTTAGTTTCAGGAGAATTTAAATACTTAGGCTTACCATCCCCCATTACTCTTCCACCGAAAGCTATAACTCTGTTATTTGCATCCATAATTGGGAACATTACACGATTCCAAAACTTGTCATTTACGCCTCTTACTTCATCAAAAGTAAAAAGTCCTGTTTCCTTTAGCTCTGTATCGTTATACCCCTTACTTCTTAAATACTGATACAAGTTGTTGCTATATTTGTCTGAATAGCCAAGTCCGAATTTCACAATTGTTTTATCTGATAACTCTCTGCCTTTTAAATAATGATATGCTGTTTTTCCTCTGTCTGAACGTAACAAATAATGATAATACTTGGCTGCTTCTGTATTTATCTCTATTATCTTAGATTTAAGGTCCTTCTCCTGTCTTGCTTCTTTTGAATATTCCATCTTTGGAAGTTCAATTCCTGCACGGTTTGCAAGTACCTCTAAAGCCTCAACAAAAGTATAATTTTCATATTTCATAAGAAAAGATATAACATTTCCCCCTTCTCCACATCCAAAACAGTAATACATCTGCTTGTGTGGTGACACAGAAAATGAAGGTGATTTTTCGTTGTGGAAAGGACAAAGTCCAAAATATGAACTTCCCTTCTTCTGTAACTTAACATAATCACCAATTACATCTACTATATTATTTTCTGTTCTAACCTGTTCTATAATATCTTCTGAATAAAACATTTGTGCCTCTCTATTTTAGTTTCTTATTACCACATTTTCCAAAAACCCGGTTCATATATCTGCTGGAACTTTGCCACTGAATACTGGTCGCTCATTCCTGCAATGTAATCGCAAACTACTCTTTCCTCATCCTGACCTTTTTCTTCAATCAGATATATAAACTCTTCAGGCATTAATTCTACATTTCTCATATAATACTCAAACAGCATTTTAAGCATTGCCTTGGCTTTTG containing:
- the dnaG gene encoding DNA primase: MFYSEDIIEQVRTENNIVDVIGDYVKLQKKGSSYFGLCPFHNEKSPSFSVSPHKQMYYCFGCGEGGNVISFLMKYENYTFVEALEVLANRAGIELPKMEYSKEARQEKDLKSKIIEINTEAAKYYHYLLRSDRGKTAYHYLKGRELSDKTIVKFGLGYSDKYSNNLYQYLRSKGYNDTELKETGLFTFDEVRGVNDKFWNRVMFPIMDANNRVIAFGGRVMGDGKPKYLNSPETKVFDKSRNLYGLNVARSARKDYMLICEGYMDVISLHQAGFNNAVAALGTAFTSRHASLIKRYAKEAVLTFDSDEAGIKAALRAIPYLRESGLAIKVLNMKPYKDPDEFIKNMGREAYEERIKTATNFFIFQVDNERKNYDLNDPQEKTAFQNKVAEMLLVFKDELERENYIDSVCQTFNISKDGLSRLVKKKALNYVGKEETVQERQQVENKKSTKEDAAIKTQRILLAYLIDRDNWFKKVAQVISPEDFIDPFYHDVAVRFWEQMESGKGNPAQIMDSYSDEEEHKKVAELFVSPIRANLSLAEQERAINDAVIKIKKSSLDYRASKATDIQDLQNIIKEQNQLQKIHVTLD